The genomic window GACACCGGAGGAACTCTTCGCCAACGCCGCTCGAGGGATGTTTGCGCTGATGGTCGACTCTGGAACGGTGCGCTCTACCGGCCTCCTTTCGATTGAGGCGCGGGGAGGCGATCTGCCGTCTTTACTGGTAGCCTGGTTAAACGAGCTGTTATACCGCTGCGAGACGGAAGAATGGGCGCCGGCAGACGTACGAGTGGTGGCGGTTGAGGGCGGGCGTGCG from Candidatus Methylomirabilota bacterium includes these protein-coding regions:
- a CDS encoding archease, with translation MSDQRFELFETTADVGIVVWGETPEELFANAARGMFALMVDSGTVRSTGLLSIEARGGDLPSLLVAWLNELLYRCETEEWAPADVRVVAVEGGRASGELAGEPAEAGRHQFKGIVKAATYHLLECYKDNDRWRARVVFDV